The Aedes albopictus strain Foshan chromosome 2, AalbF5, whole genome shotgun sequence region GATTCCATCTGGTCCTGGGCTGTATGAAGACTTCAGCTTTGATACTGCTCCTGTTACATCCTGCTCTGAAACCACAAACATGTCGTAGCTGAAGGCGTCACGTGGAGTATCTTGTAAGGCAAGCTCAACCTGCGCAGGCCCAGCTACAAAATCGTTGAAGGCgcgattgaactgtgcagcaAAAAGTTCACATTTATCGGCGGCACAGTTGGCTGTTACCTCATCAAGGTACATCGATGTTGGTAGGCCGTCttcatttcttttggagttcaCGAATGACCAAAAACGTTTCGGATTGGTTCGGAGGCTCTGCTCTGTTCGAAACTTATAGCGAGAATACAAAAACGCGTTGTAGCTCCTGTATTCTCGAGTTGTCCTGTTCAAATCTAGTTTAGCTTGTTGTGATCGATGATTACAATAGTAACGCAAAGCAGAAGATCGGCGGCGTTTCAGCAGACGAAGTCGACCATTGGACCAAGGCGGTTTGCTGGGCGGCCGTCGCGGCGGGACATGTGTCGTAACTGCTTGCAGCACGGAGTTAGTGAAGAATCCAAAAGCCTCGTCAATATCTCCCATTAACTCGAGCTGACTCCAGTTGACTTGCATCAGTTCTGCATTCAAAGACTCGAAATCAGCTTTTCGAAAGTTGTACCCAGTATAGTCGAGTAACGTATCACGTGCAATCGGTATGGGACAAGAGACTTGGACCTCAATCGCTGGATGATGATTGTCAAGCGCTGTCAACGCTACACCGGCTTCGGAAAGCGAAATATTCTGCAAAACTGCGTCATTAACGAGAACGAGATCGAGTGTCGAGTTGCTACTGTTAACTACTGTATTAACCTGGAAAAGCCCATGGAAACAGAATCCGTCCAACAGTGCCGAACTCGAAGGACACAGCCGAGAACGATGCAGATCTACCGAAAGCTGATTGTCTATATCCGCGGACCAGTGGACATGCGACAGATTGTAATCGCCGAACTGGAGCACCAAGTCATTATCCGACAGGTTGTTGTGGACAGCAGCTATAGAGTCGATGTGACGATGAATGACATCAAGGTCGTTTTTTCGATCTGGCGGGAGGTAAAACACACCGATGCTTACGTTGTTAGCAGGCAGTATGACCTTTACCCAAACTTGTTCCAATCGGTCACTAACGGGCGCCGGGTCCAACGAGCAATTTAAATGTGAAGAAACAGCTATCAAAACTCCTCCACCCCTTGACTTGTTGCTATTATGTGCGCTACGGTCTGTTCTGAATACAGAGTAATCAGCCCCGAATAGTTGTGAAGAAAAAACACGATCATCTAGCCAGGTCTCGGTTAGCACAATCACGTCGTAATCCAGCTCACTGACGGTCAAGAAGAAGTCTTCGATTTTCGTGCGCAGTCCTCGAACGTTTTGGTAGTAGATGCGCAGATTGCCTGAGCGGTGGAAGCCCGGTTCCTCAGTGTCAACTACATGGCCAGGGCGACTGTGTTGACACTGGCGGCAGGGCTCGACTGAGTTGGACGGATGGGAGGATTCCATAATGTCATGGAGCGTACGTCCTGGTGGCGAGGGTTCGGTGCTAGGAGCGGAAGACAGGTCACTGCGCGAAGCGATACTAACACAAGGGTACTTGCCTAGCGAGGCACGGTGGAAGCCCCGTTCCACAGTCTCAACtacaggaccaggacggctgtGTTGACGCTGGCGGCAAGGCTCGACTGAGTTGGACGGGTCGGGGGCTTCCATAATGCCATGGTGCGTGCGTCCTGGTGAGTCACATGCTGAAGTCGATGGAGTGTGTTCCAGTGGTCTAGGTGATACATAAACGGATCGTCGTGTGGTGGTTGATGTCCGGTTTAATTTTTTGAGAAGTGTACGAACTCTTTTAAACGAATGCCAACAGGCCAGGATGATGGCTCCAGAGCTAATTCCTTGAGATCAGGATCTAATCCGATTTTGTAGGACACAAATGTCAAAGTGGTCACGTCTTTTCCTTTCGGAACAAGGCGTGTAACCTCGGCACCATCAGACATATTCAGGCAACGCAAAACTATTTTCTGCACATCGCTATCTGTTATTAATGGATTCAAACCCGTCATGTACAACCAAAACTTGTTAGGAGCCGTGGCTTGCGTGATGGATGGCACAGAGAGTTGGATCTCGCTGAGATCGATCGTCTTCGTACCATTTACAGCGGGCACAGGTACATCCAGTCTACGATCTTCTCGACGTCGTTTAACACCCAGTCTTGGCCATGCTGACGGTGAGGAAACAACAAGTGATTGGGACGGCAGAGTTGACTGACCGGTAAAATTATCGATTTTCTGGCTGAGTTTTTCGACTACTGTGAACAACTCTTGCACTTGTTTTGGTACATCGGAAAGTGGTAGCATTGCGTCAGGTTGACGGTTGTGGTTGTCAGCAAGATAGGCTTGAACCGAACGACCGTTTAGTTCATTTTTACAAGGAGGACAAAAAAACATTGCCTTCCCTGATTGAAACGCGCCTTTCGTGGTGCGCGCGTTTAATCCACTGCAATGTTGGTTGAAGTGTAACGATGCCTCACAGAAACCACAACGAATAGGCTCAAGATCGTTAATCTCCAGTTTGCATTCGCCACATTGTGGTTTTTCCATGGTTTCACACTCCCACCAGGCTTGGTATTAAAATAGAACACCGGTGGAGATACTCTAATATCGCAAGATGCAATTCACAGTGAAACGCAGTATAGCAGTAATGGGAATCGCAATGAAACGCAGTATAGCACGGATGCAATGCACGATGAACACAGTATAGCAGATGAAAGATGGTGATCGATCTAATCTTTATCACCGTGCAGCTGTAGCCACGAAATGAACGGGATTCTCGATGAACACTAGCTTTACTGTCGAGTATTTATGCTGATAACACGATACAACACTTAAATAATGTATTTCAACACAAACGTATATTTTAAGTCGATGCAAAACCGGTACAAAAACGAACGAAGTTAAGAGCGATAAAAAACAACAATCACTTATGCACAGGGCTGGTAGTGATTATTTAGGACGCGtgttgttgtaaaaagtacaacacatgGACAGTATGTGGAATATTTTATTAGCTAGGCGATCTATTAACACCAAAATGGTACTGTTTAGTTTCTTACTAATTCCTTTCATAGTGGATCGACTCCTACCAAGATGACAGCGTTACAAAGTAGACCACGAGCATATATAATTTCTTCTATATGGCGGTACGATCAATTATCTCGCGTATATGTCAACAGTTTTCTCAATTCTCTATTCGGCTCGATTTTTAAACTTGAAGATATCAACTGTTTAGAACTGAAAATTATCTAATTAGTATGAAACATCGGAACAAAAGACCCAATGTAAAGGATGCAGCTAAATGACACTACCTGAACGACATAAGATGCACAAGCCACTGTTACGACATGCGATATTTCCATATGCAGATTATTTGAAAGTTTAGTGTGTTTGGTAACGTTGATTAATAGGTGAAGGACTGACACGTCATCGGTAGATTATCTCTGTACTTTGCCACTAGTTGGCGCTAGTGGACTTGAAATTATTATAACTCGTATATCTTAGGATCCCGATCACTTGGAAAGAtaatgtctttggcaaagttgtttggcataataAGAATAACCAGATTTAGTTTAATTTGATGTTCATTAGGGGTCGTTCATATCCTACGTTGACTGTAGGTGGAGAGGCAATGATCTGGCAAAAGtcaaattttgtatggataaaagtctacgaggaggaggTGGAAACTGAGATGACCAGAAATGAGGAAATGATCAGAAATGAGAAGTGAAATGAGGATTATACGCAGCTAAATATGTAATAGTTTTCATGGAAAAATTGCTGAAcacgacaaaaaatatcgaaaaatatgtCCGCACGATTGTTTGGTTACAGTAATTGTAATCAACATCCTCACTAACTTCAATAAAACTGACTTTAACTGCCTGTACCAATTTTTCTAGCATTACCTATATTCTGTTTGttaacaaaaataacaacttgTTTATATTTTGCTTATACGTTTTTCTAGCACACTTTAAAAGAAgtccatttttttaatgcaaactttAAGTGGATTGGTTAGTAGCAGAAGCAGTCATCGCAGTCACGATTCGTGAAAGTTTTgttatgaagaaaaaaaaaaactgttgttcCGTTGAGTCATTTGCTGGACAATTTCAAGTAATCTTCGAAAATGTAAGTAAGTGTAACATTAGTGAACAAAATTCGTAAATATGAGTATATTTCGAAAAATCAACCTCGAGGGAGG contains the following coding sequences:
- the LOC134286403 gene encoding uncharacterized protein LOC134286403 — translated: MEAPDPSNSVEPCRQRQHSRPGPVVETVERGFHRASLGKYPCVSIASRSDLSSAPSTEPSPPGRTLHDIMESSHPSNSVEPCRQCQHSRPGHVVDTEEPGFHRSGNLRIYYQNVRGLRTKIEDFFLTVSELDYDVIVLTETWLDDRVFSSQLFGADYSVFRTDRSAHNSNKSRGGGVLIAVSSHLNCSLDPAPVSDRLEQVWVKVILPANNVSIGVFYLPPDRKNDLDVIHRHIDSIAAVHNNLSDNDLVLQFGDYNLSHVHWSADIDNQLSVDLHRSRLCPSSSALLDGFCFHGLFQVNTVVNSSNSTLDLVLVNDAVLQNISLSEAGVALTALDNHHPAIEVQVSCPIPIARDTLLDYTGYNFRKADFESLNAELMQVNWSQLELMGDIDEAFGFFTNSVLQAVTTHVPPRRPPSKPPWSNGRLRLLKRRRSSALRYYCNHRSQQAKLDLNRTTREYRSYNAFLYSRYKFRTEQSLRTNPKRFWSFVNSKRNEDGLPTSMYLDEVTANCAADKCELFAAQFNRAFNDFVAGPAQVELALQDTPRDAFSYDMFVVSEQDHPNILWTTGSSILAASDLPGNPTAFSWHTRNSPLLLV